The genomic stretch gtgtggctgggtcaaggacatcggtatcaagactctcctggaTAAATGTGCATCGTTTTCCctcaggtaaggttgcatttcatgatttaacttggcgtctactgccatgtttgttgctgttgcacgtgCTGTTTACAATTATGTGTGTTTTTCCCGTCTTTatccaaatataactatagatgtcaacattgtgtattagacttagacttcctttttattgtcattcaaatttgaactttacagttcagataagaacaaaattttgttgcattatttatgattgctgcctttggtaaaagcttaactctttaagGTTTTGCTGAATTGTGCTtgattttatttagactcgccaagttggtgcttttcgaaacactcgaagctaacatgtgtttaagaaatacaaataacatTAGGAaagtacttaaatgggaaatgataaacgttaaaaatatatcaagcaaacctttaacaaagtgatcactgcaaactcgtgcattctttgactctgctcccttggactgaagTGTGTGCTGCTTTTCTCGTTGTTtcttaaaatcttgcactcttcctccctttttaatgacatttcgaggaactctgaagaaacgtttatcctttttgagatttgaacgattcatacagccgaaaacaacacaagcataggtaattttttctttgagaaaggctaaatggcgagTAGTAACCATTGAGGACAGAGCTatcttgaccaccacgcatatttaatggtTGGGACATTAGTCAAATCCATGCAACAGCCTGTCGCTTCAATTATACAATTCATGAGAGCACTAATAAAAAGACCGCATTGAGTACCCATTACTTGAAATATGCAAAACGTAAAGTTATCTGTGTGGTGGCGAACAGAGAAGAGTTTTTAGGTACTTATTTGTTAGAATTAattcacacatgttaaaagtgcaatttctagggtgaccaggtgtccggatttaggccggacagtccgtatttttaatgccctgtccggcgtccggcgcagcatcaagccggacacgtatttgttctcctttttgaggcactaggcttgaagagcggagttttttcatctttgctgggctgcagcgcaatagccaattaaagaccgtaaaaaattgcccccaacgcagtaacatatcaaatgattggctaagagcggtgtcggatacaaatctgcttatcattggttaaaaaagtaaacaagggtccatgtgctgctgcgacatgacattgacagaaagttagcatcatgccaaaacgcaagacctcgtttaattctgaatggataaaagagcacacatttataacgaaaagcagtggagactcattccatggcttctgcacactttgtcgatgtgatgtcgacgtaagtagtcaggggaaagctgcaattgaacggcatgcgggtacggataaacataaaagtaataaacgtgcggcaggtacctcttcaatgaggacatttttttcgtgaagtttcgtcgcccctggatgacaagataaccgctgcggagctgtgcaaggtgtaccatgctgtaaagcatcaccagtcctacagaagtttagactgcggcatgaaagtggaccgggagattttcagtgactcgcccacagctaaagggatggcctgtggccgaacaaaagccaaggcattgtgcgagaacgtcatcgctcactattcggtacaggaacataccgactacataaaagaaaacaacctacccttttccgtggcaaccgacgcctcaaataaaggaacaaacaagtgttttcccattgtggtaaggtattttcactttgatgaaggcatccaacatgtcctgttggatttttatagtgacagcaacgaaacgtcagaagccataacaaaccagctgctggcaaaacttgagatgtctggcttagaggtgaaaaacatgtctgcatatgcagcagacaatgccagtgtcaattatggcaaacataacagtgtgtatcagaagctgaaactgagccaaaaagatgtgctccctgcaaactgtttggcccatattctgcataacgcaaccagatatgcagcaagcagccttgatgttgaagtggaacattttttgtggcatttttttaaaattatatatgttacctgttaattgttgtttacatttaagtccacacatgttatgctttgtgacactctgcacttgaaaagattaatctcagtggtcactttttgaacaccacaatgtattgaataaatacaaatactgttaacaaacacttgactttaatattttttcctattcagccacacaaacatcatctttaaaccactcaaaattgtactataaataagagtataccagagtcctatgtacaccatagtaatttattgatatgccgcataatgtcctcctttttggtgtcatggaaatggtcaccctagcaATTTCTAATGTTAATGTtctgcatttatttaaaaaaaggatgaaggttatggcaagcagaaaaacttttgtttatttcaactattttacctaaaatacacattgaagcaattaaatttgtttttttcgattactcaattaatcgaactaattgatagattactcgattattaAAATAATCGATAACTGCAGCCCTAATgagtactaaaatatatatttttagtctGGTTGACTTGTTTTGTTGGTCTTTCTTGTCTgcttattgttcaaatattatgtgTATGCGATGTAGGAGTTTTGAATAATATCATAAAGTGAACAAATACAAATGGTACAGATAACACTTCTCACCGATAAGAAGTAAtcctcttgagttttgaagcaggcACATCGTAGCCACACTCCTCCAGCACTTCCTGTCTGGCGATTTCCTCCAAGGAGAGATTGGGTTTGTCCACCAGCCCGGCGCACAGCTCGTAGGTGACCCCAGCGGCGGCCGGCGGCCACGCAGATGGGCTTTCCCCCGCTGTAGGCGCTTGGGCCTCCTGGCTCTCGGAGCTAGACGCTGCAGCTTCGGCGACCCCCTCCTCTGTCTTTTCAGCAGATTGACATGGCTGCGTCTTGGTCTTTTCCCACTCACACATGAATACAGCTAGTGGATAAGCATTAATGTTAGTCCGTAAGTTGCATTTAAGTGTGTCACGTAAAATACAGCACATTATACTAATAATTAATATCCACAGGCCAAATGTTAAACACCAACGTCAAGCAAAGTCTCGGATAAAGTGCGTAATATCTTTTTATCTATCCATTTCCTCCCAGCAATAGAAGCGAACAAAAGATATTAATACACAGACTTCCTTGAATTTAGTGCCGAACAAAGGAGGTAGGCCTCTTGTGGCGTATTTAAGCAATGTGGCTCCAACCAGCATGAATAAACGGGATttgaaatacacttttttttggtGAGAAGTGGCTCCAGAGTAACAATATACTGTAAATCTGACATTGTCGAAGGAATTAAATAAATAAGCAGCAACAGTGGTTAAACAAAGCTTACCTGGACGGAACTGCTTGACAAGGACAAAACAGTGGGAGGTGGTGTTGAAGATCAGCACGGATACACTGAGGATAAATAAAGGGGAAATGTTACgataaaacaattaataaaatatatggaTGTTGgcattcatccaggtcgttgtgTTCTAAGGGCATTCAATCGACCGACTATtctgtttgtcttagaagacgtttcacctcaCATCCAAGAGggttcatcacttcatgctcatagatttagattggtcagatctagtcttagactttaatTGGACAGAGAAGGGATCATAGTCTATTTGAATGAAACTAAGCATGTGTGGAGACTGTGGCCTCCTTTAAGTTCCTGGGAACATACATCTTGGAGGACCTCAGGTTCGTGTACGTCACGGCCATCCAAATTTTGGATGGAATAGTAatataatttaacataaaaatccACTTTCCCCGTTTTTTGGTTtgatcataaaaaaacaaaagccGGAAAACGAATCGTTATCCGCTGTCCAATATCCACATTATTATAGTGTTTGAAAATCAAAAATAGGGAATAAAAACAAAACTCTTTTCCCTATTCCTCGTTCTATTTGTTTGGACGTATCGGTGGTTTGCACATGCGCAGTGTCTCTTTTCAGGATCCTCGTCTGTGAGTGACCcggaacaacagaagaagaagacaaagaatggTGTCAGTGTAGTCGGTTCTTGTTCTTCTGTTGTTGTTCCAGGTCACTCACAAACGATTATATGAAaatgagacactgcacatgtgCAACCTTCTCATATGTACAAACATGAAACGGGGACTACGGAAAAGAGTTTTCCAATTATTCAATTTTAACAGATAACGGATAATGGATAATGAtcagtttttagttttttaattatCAAACCAAAATAAACTGGGAAAGTggatttttatgttaaattatttttCTATTCTTAACAAAAAATGGATGGCCGCGATGTAGACTGACCACGTAACATGGATTGTCAACACTTCAGCACTGGTCAAAAAGGGACGCCAGAGACTCCACTTCCTTCGTGCTGCGGAGGAACCAACTTGAGGAGAAAAAGCAGGCATTTTTTAATGGGGCCAACATAGAGCCAGTACTATGTAACTGTGTGGTTTGCTGCCTGCTCTGCTGCAGACAGGAAGGCCCTGCAGAGGGTGACCAGGACAGCTGAGAAGATTATCGGACAAACagagttaaaaacagtttttacccGTGGGCCATTACGATATTGAATCCGTCTCTATAACTTACACTGTTTTTCAATTTTCACTGCTGATTGTactggtatttatgtatttatttttaacatgatATTTATTGTTTGTCGTGTATTTTAACGTCACCTAACAGAGTAGCCACCTGTAATTTCGTCATGCTCCCATGTTTAAGGACATTAAAGCATTATATTATTTTCTATTCTTTCTAGTcgggactagatctgatcaatataAATATAAGACTATattagactagatccgaccaatctttCGGTCTATAAACATGAacagatgaagcctacttggatgagaggcaaatTGTCTTTTAAGAAAAACTGAAcggtccagttgcaatcgattgaatgccccaaaaatacaattattcatAGTTTTGTTGTATGTGAATGTATGTCCTAATAGGTAGATACAAATCTGCCCGTAATTCCTTGAGTTATCTATAGCGGAATTAAAGAAGTGTGAGCACACTTGTCACTCATCccctgtctttgtctctgtgaggCCGCCAGCATACGCATACACAGAAGATGAAGC from Nerophis lumbriciformis linkage group LG26, RoL_Nlum_v2.1, whole genome shotgun sequence encodes the following:
- the nudt14 gene encoding uridine diphosphate glucose pyrophosphatase NUDT14 isoform X2, with product MEEISNIEVVPCTDSDYLKPFRLHYNQNGTKKSWDFMRTHDSVSVLIFNTTSHCFVLVKQFRPAVFMCEWEKTKTQPCQSAEKTEEGVAEAAASSSESQEAQAPTAGESPSAWPPAAAGVTYELCAGLVDKPNLSLEEIARQEVLEECGYDVPASKLKRITSYRSGVGVTGANQTMFYAEVSDDNCVSAGGGGSEEELFDRRTRSTATV